A stretch of Gopherus evgoodei ecotype Sinaloan lineage chromosome 19, rGopEvg1_v1.p, whole genome shotgun sequence DNA encodes these proteins:
- the DPAGT1 gene encoding UDP-N-acetylglucosamine--dolichyl-phosphate N-acetylglucosaminephosphotransferase isoform X1 — translation MWGLPVIPLLINFCGALLGFVATLTLIPAFKDHFIAAKLFGIDLNKTSKQPIPESQGVISGAVFLIILFCFIPVPFLSCFVEEQCKAFPHDEFVEFIGSLLAICCMIFLGFADDVLNLRWRHKLLLPTMASLPLLMVYFTNFGNTTVVVPKPFRVLLGMHLDLGILYYVYMGMLAVFCTNAINILAGINGLEAGQSLVIAASIITFNVVELNGDYRDDHIFSLYFMIPFFFTTLGLLYHNWYPSSVFVGDTFCYFAGMTFAVVGILGHFSKTMLLFFIPQVLNFLYSLPQLFHIIPCPRHRLPRFNPDTGKLEMSYSKFRTKSLSALGKYILKVSETLHIVDVRQELDEDEEYTECNNMTLINFVIKLIGPAPEQTLTVLLLLIQVRQYSLREEDDVLHSGCGSTLNFSSIGNI, via the exons ATGTGGGGCTTACCTGTGATCCCCTTGCTGATTAATTTTTGTGGTGCTCTCCTGGGGTTCGTGGCTACCCTGACGCTGATCCCAGCCTTCAAGGATCATTTCATTGCTGCCAAGCTCTTCGGGATAGATTTGAACAAAACTTCTAAACAGCCCAT TCCTGAATCCCAAGGTGTGATCAGTGGGGCTGTGTTCCTGATCATCCTTTTCTGCTTTATTCCCGTGCCTTTTCTGAGCTGTTTTGTAGAGGAGCAGTGCAAGGCATTTCCACACGATGAG TTTGTGGAGTTCATTGGCTCCCTTCTTGCCATCTGCTGCATGATCTTCCTGGGCTTTGCAGATGATGTTCTGAACCTGCGCTGGCGACACAAGCTGCTACTTCCTACCATGGCCTCCCTTCCTCTGCTTATGGTCTACTTCACTAACTTTGGGAACACAACTGTTGTGGTGCCCAAGCCCTTCCGGGTGTTATTGGGGATGCACTTGGACCTGG GTATCCTGTACTATGTGTACATGGGCATGCTAGCAGTGTTTTGCACCAACGCCATCAACATTCTTGCTGGAATTAATGGGCTTGAGGCAGGACAGTCTCTGGTGATAGCTGCTTCCATAATCACATTCAATGTTGTTGAATTAAATG GAGACTATAGAGATGATCACATTTTTTCTCTCTACTTCATGATTCCTTTTTTCTTTACTACTCTGGGGCTGCTTTATCACAACTG GTATCCATCCAGCGTGTTTGTAGGCGACACCTTCTGCTATTTTGCTGGTATGACATTTGCTGTGGTGGGGATCCTTGGGCACTTCAGTAAGACAATGCTGCTCTTCTTCATCCCACAAGTGCTCAACTTCCTTTACTCTTTGCCTCAGCTCTTCCACATCATTCCTTGTCCTCGTCATCGGCTGCCCAG GTTCAATCCTGATACAGGGAAGCTGGAGATGAGTTATTCTAAATTCAGAACGAAAAGTCTTTCAGCACTGGGAAAGTATATTCTAAAG GTATCAGAGACCTTACATATAGTGGATGTGAGACAGGAATTGGATGAAGATGAAGAATACACAGAGTGCAATAACATGACACTCATTAACTTTGTTATAAAGCTTATTGGACCAGCTCCAGAGCAAACCCTCACTGTCCTACTGCTGCTCATCCAGGTCAGGCAATACTCCCTCAGGGAGGAGGACGACGTACTCCACAGTGGATGTGGATCCACACTAAACTTCTCGAGCATTGGGAACATATGA
- the DPAGT1 gene encoding UDP-N-acetylglucosamine--dolichyl-phosphate N-acetylglucosaminephosphotransferase isoform X2, with amino-acid sequence MWGLPVIPLLINFCGALLGFVATLTLIPAFKDHFIAAKLFGIDLNKTSKQPIPESQGVISGAVFLIILFCFIPVPFLSCFVEEQCKAFPHDEFVEFIGSLLAICCMIFLGFADDVLNLRWRHKLLLPTMASLPLLMVYFTNFGNTTVVVPKPFRVLLGMHLDLGILYYVYMGMLAVFCTNAINILAGINGLEAGQSLVIAASIITFNVVELNGDYRDDHIFSLYFMIPFFFTTLGLLYHNWYPSSVFVGDTFCYFAGMTFAVVGILGHFSKTMLLFFIPQVLNFLYSLPQLFHIIPCPRHRLPRFNPDTGKLEMSYSKFRTKSLSALGKYILKVSETLHIVDVRQELDEDEEYTECNNMTLINFVIKLIGPAPEQTLTVLLLLIQVVGSTTAFLIRYQLVRLFYDV; translated from the exons ATGTGGGGCTTACCTGTGATCCCCTTGCTGATTAATTTTTGTGGTGCTCTCCTGGGGTTCGTGGCTACCCTGACGCTGATCCCAGCCTTCAAGGATCATTTCATTGCTGCCAAGCTCTTCGGGATAGATTTGAACAAAACTTCTAAACAGCCCAT TCCTGAATCCCAAGGTGTGATCAGTGGGGCTGTGTTCCTGATCATCCTTTTCTGCTTTATTCCCGTGCCTTTTCTGAGCTGTTTTGTAGAGGAGCAGTGCAAGGCATTTCCACACGATGAG TTTGTGGAGTTCATTGGCTCCCTTCTTGCCATCTGCTGCATGATCTTCCTGGGCTTTGCAGATGATGTTCTGAACCTGCGCTGGCGACACAAGCTGCTACTTCCTACCATGGCCTCCCTTCCTCTGCTTATGGTCTACTTCACTAACTTTGGGAACACAACTGTTGTGGTGCCCAAGCCCTTCCGGGTGTTATTGGGGATGCACTTGGACCTGG GTATCCTGTACTATGTGTACATGGGCATGCTAGCAGTGTTTTGCACCAACGCCATCAACATTCTTGCTGGAATTAATGGGCTTGAGGCAGGACAGTCTCTGGTGATAGCTGCTTCCATAATCACATTCAATGTTGTTGAATTAAATG GAGACTATAGAGATGATCACATTTTTTCTCTCTACTTCATGATTCCTTTTTTCTTTACTACTCTGGGGCTGCTTTATCACAACTG GTATCCATCCAGCGTGTTTGTAGGCGACACCTTCTGCTATTTTGCTGGTATGACATTTGCTGTGGTGGGGATCCTTGGGCACTTCAGTAAGACAATGCTGCTCTTCTTCATCCCACAAGTGCTCAACTTCCTTTACTCTTTGCCTCAGCTCTTCCACATCATTCCTTGTCCTCGTCATCGGCTGCCCAG GTTCAATCCTGATACAGGGAAGCTGGAGATGAGTTATTCTAAATTCAGAACGAAAAGTCTTTCAGCACTGGGAAAGTATATTCTAAAG GTATCAGAGACCTTACATATAGTGGATGTGAGACAGGAATTGGATGAAGATGAAGAATACACAGAGTGCAATAACATGACACTCATTAACTTTGTTATAAAGCTTATTGGACCAGCTCCAGAGCAAACCCTCACTGTCCTACTGCTGCTCATCCAG